TTCATAATGCCATCATGTGCTATAACACATCTGCATATTTATTTCAACAGTTGCTGATGGCCTTGATGAGACTCCTACTTCAGCAGAAGCATTTCCATCCCTTCCATCTGTAAGTAGGTGACTGAGTGCTCCTGAGATATTTCTAAAGAAAGGTTTCTAAAACAGAATGTTGCTCTTCATCACAGGAAGCAGACGAAGATGACGATAAGGATACATTATCTGCTGAGATAGAACCAGATAGACCTAGTGAGGTACACACCATGACAGTAGAGGTATGTTTTAGTCGTGTGTTCTTGTATTTGAAATGTGCAGTGAAGTGATGACGATGACTGGAAAACAACCTtcatattcatgtttttatcttttaaattaACAGAGCAAGGCCGAACATTATCAAGAGGAAGCTCCATCAACTACCCCAGCACATATTAACACAGTGAGACGTTCAATGCCATTCTGCATTTTCATAGCTTTATTTAAACTGCACCATGCATACATTTCAAGCCATTCTTACATTTTACAGTTACCAGTTAAAGAAATTTACAAAATGCACCTCATCCAAACAATGACAAAAACTGACAAAGAAATCACATACTTGGATCGTCAGATTAGAAAGACAGATCTGGAAATTGAATTACTGGAGCACCAGCTAGAGGTGGGTAACATGTTACAGGTGGTTACTCTCAGATAAATCCACAAATGATAATGGCTGGTTTTGTATTTGTAGGAAATAaagaagaacaaataaaatgttgaatAAAGAGTCCTGATTTATCCTCTGGGGGTGGGGTAAACTAATCTGAAAAACGATTTTAGCAAATGGTTTCTCTGACAGCTCTTGCATCATGAACATTTTCAGGGTGAACAGGATCCTCTTCCCCAGGTTCATCCAGTCATATGGCAGGGTGCTGCTAAGAGAGGCAATATTATGGAGAACAACACATGCCACAGTTCTCTCTGATGATACCTTGAGTCtatgcaggcactggaaccagGATTTGAATATTCCTAGAGTCATGTCCACCCAGAGATGGGGAAGTTTAATTACAGCAGCTACAATCCCAAGTATAATCATGAAGTATAACTGAAGGATTTGTACATCAGTCACCTGCTGTGCTACAGAATTCCTCTTTAATACTCCTTCTTACCTTACGAGATTTCTTATTTGGAATACTACAAAATTTTGTAGCTCATGTGTAAGAGAAAAGTAAATCTTTCTAACTGGTGCATAGTTTGTGTCATAAAGGAAACCCCTGATGGTGACAAAGCAAATTGCCACACAAAGAGGTTAGTCTGATGTGAAAAGCACGACCTCGCTGTGTTATATTTGATATGTATAGGGTTGGAGCAAAATGTTCGTAATGGAGACATTCAACGAGATGCTCATCTGGGAATGAAAAAAACTTCTAATCAGGGTGTCACGCACAGAGATCTGAAAGATCTTCCGGGGATGGTGACACTATATAGGCAGCGATTTTATACCTGTTAATCTCTAAGATAGATCTTAATCTGCTCTGGTGCAGGTTTGGTTCAAGGCAGGCATGTGCAATAGTGCAACTTCTGGTACTGATCGGATGCTAAGTAATTACATGGCCGGTACCAATACCGATATTTTGATCTTACAAAGGCAGCTTATGTCTGGGTGAGCAGTGCGTCATGACTTATGAGATTAATCATCAAGTTACAAATTcttaacacattttaatgagcaCCAAATCACtgttaacacaacaaaacacacctcaGGTTTTCAGGTTTTTTTGAAACTGGGGTTTTTGGAGACCTGAAATGTAAACATACCTGTCTCTTAAGGAGTTTGTGTTAACTTCCATTGTTTAAAAGCgaggctataaataaaatagatgtgACAGTCAGTGCAAAAAAGTTCTGACATTTTTCACAGTACAGCTACAGTGGGCTACATACTGGACATAGAGGACTGAAACAAAATATCAGCCCTGTTATGCTAGTATCGACCCAATACGTGTTGGTATGGATACAATAGACTTTGTTTTAACTGAAATAAGCAGTATTTGTTTTGATCTGCTCACCTCTGATTCACAGCATAAGTTACCATGGGGATTTAGTCCTGTGAGAAGTGAACCCCCTTCATAGTATAGGTAACCCTGAAGTTACCTACATAAGACAAAATCCTGCTTTGTAGTTTAAGCTTCTGCTCCGGTATCAGGTTATATTTGTTTCGATCTGCTCGCCTCTAATTCACAGCATAGCTTACCATGGTGATTAAGCCAGGTAAAACTTTCATACTACTGAAAGCTCAGATTTAAAGCTCAATACAGCCAAGCTGACTTTGCTCTGTACTTCAACGCATCTgtccagttttttttcttttcttttccatcaTGGACTGTATGGTTTCATACAGTTGTGTTTTTCACGAGAGACCCCTGAAGGCCACACTGATTGGAATCTCGGAGCAGCTGAGAGACAAACACACTGAGCCCGGAGAGCGACGGGAAATGGTTTTGGAAACAGCGGCGTGTTATGAAAGCAGCCGGGAAAGCGCGTACCTGCAGGTGTTATACTTATAGCTGCCTGCCACAGGTAAGTTTCACTCCGCCACAGTGGTAACTCTGCTAGCTGATGGGAAGAAGCTGTTAACTCCCAAGTGAGACCCTAAACTGTACTATTCACAAATGTGTAGTTTTATTTTAGTACatttaaaaagttgttttaCCTCGAAAATCTGTAATTTGTCACATTTCTTGTACGCAAACGGTTTTACTCCACAAATGAGCTGAACAGTCATGTTTTCAGCAGTCTAAGTAGTTTGCCCTCGGGttattcttctgttttttcGTTTACATAAAGCACTGAGTGGTTTTTCTCCCCCTGAGCCTTACTTTCTGTGGAGAACTTGGCATGCCACAAGAAACAGGCAAATTAGTTAACGGTGTCCAGAaatctttttattacttttctgTGTCAGTTGTTATTTGCTTGTTTCCAGGGTAGAGTCATCAATatatttttgctttgctttgtgttACGAAATGGACATTCCTGCTGCTTTGCTATCATCTTAGCTAACTGACCTTCGTCATAGAGGCTATAAAATGGAACGAATCGCTCTTTGGGTGTAGGACCTTGTTGCATTGACCGTCTGCTGACATTTGGCCATGAACCTAAGAGCCTCACTGCTGCTATTACCCCCACCCTCCGATGAACCCCACGCACCCTATGCATTGCTATAGCATGTTTCATTATTTGCAGGGTATTGTGAATGACTCTAGTATGTGTGCTTTGAACTCCACTATCATATTAGACATTCTTTAAATCCATAGGGAGCAATCCATTCTAATATTGAACTGCTGAAAGCTTGCATCATAAAGAGACCTTAGTTTAAGAGGCAGTTCTTGGAGCAGCTTGAGCTGAATTCAGTAGGTTGTAATTACTTGTGCAGTTGTGATAATGCTCAAAATGATTTATGAAGGAAAATCTCATCATCTAgtgtctgttgtttgttttgataGTCTTCAGTAGTGATCTGGTCCCTGTACTAAAGACTGAGTTCATCATACCCAGGGTGCCATTCTGTTATCTGGCTTCTCTTTAGTGTAACATCAACAATCAGCGGGAACAGGCACACAGTGCTGGTTATCAGATTGCTAAGTTAACCCAATCACAAAAATGAAGTTTACTGGCAGCAGAATTGACGATAAAATTATGCTATAGTAAAGATATGAAACTGTTACGCCCAATACAGACCGAAAATAACACTGCTGCTGCAGACACACCAGCTGAGTGAGAGAAAAAGCAGTTTACAGTAGTTTAGTATTAAAAGAAACCAGAATAAACACGTAGGCTTAGTCTGCATTCAAAGGCATTTTTAAATCTTCTTGGAAGACCCACTTTTTCTGTGTGGCGTTTGACCAAGTGtgaaattttattgttttattttattgtgtcaatccatgtttttgtgtcttgcacttttaaaaaaaaataaaaaaattcttATATATAATTGTAACTGtttggtgctttataaataaaacctgGCTCAGCTTTGTATCTTTAGTTCATCTATCCACCAGATTTCTGTGGAAAGATAACTTCACCAGCTCAAAGTTCAAACTCATAATCTGATTACAGAATACCTGCACGTTGTTAACGTAGGAAACATCGGAACTTTTGTGATTCTGTTTACTCTTAATTTCTTAGTTTTGATTCCCCTTCTGTGATTTGCTTTGCTTttgcacacttttttttttttcataatttccCAGGTTTTTGCCAACAATAATGCTCAAAAGTcacacagtttaaaacaaaacaactgtctGGTTCACAACAAACAACTATTCAGACTGGTGCTCTGCTGGGCCCCAGCAATTAGAAACTGAACAAAACACTTCAGTGTATGGAGGATGTTTGTGTCGTTGGAGAAACTGTaaaatctgatttatttttattcacacCTGTGAGATACATTATCAAACTTAAACTCTAAACAGGGACAAAGATACAGTGACTTGTGTTGATCAGATTTAAATTCAAACTACAATATTGTCATAAATCATAAAGTAAATGTTCACCATTCTAGaagcaataaataaaatgagcCACAACTCACtgagttgtttttgttatttttaaattaagtaTTAATAATATTGTTGGTAGAGCCTCTGTCATCTCATTAACTCCACTTTTACTCTCCCTCTCTGCATGCAGCAGGTTTAAAGGTTGTCCTGAATGAAATGGCAGAAGGGTACGACTGGTTCACCAACCAAAGAAAATCTCCACCTGCTTCCTATTCCCCTCTTTCATGTCATGACAGCGGCTCCATCCAAAAATGTCTGCCAGTGAAAACTCTGCAGCCTTTCTCGAATGATGGTAAAATTGAGCATGACGAAGACTCTGGGGGACGTCAGTTGAATGAGGATCCTTCGCCTCATTTGTATGAGGAACTTTTCTGTGCCGGTCAAACTTCCATCCCTCTGGGCCATCTGGCCAGTGCCCTCATGACCTCGTCTGGGCTGAAGACTGATGTGGTGAAACAAGGTTACCTGGGGAAGCTGGAGCGGAACCACAAGAGATATTTTGTCCTCAGAGCAGGGAGTCACACTGGGCCGAGCCGACTCGAGTGGTACAAGAGCCAGGAGAAGTTCATGGCAAAGGAGAAGTCTTCTGGCAAAGCTGCGCTGTTTGGGTCGAGCAAACAAGGGTCTGTAAAAGTGACTTTATATGTGAAGCATATGATACAGCACCCTCAAATTGatg
The window above is part of the Maylandia zebra isolate NMK-2024a linkage group LG23, Mzebra_GT3a, whole genome shotgun sequence genome. Proteins encoded here:
- the LOC101468135 gene encoding uncharacterized protein LOC101468135 isoform X1, whose amino-acid sequence is METGQRKRSAYFTPLEIDILLSVYGEYEHIFSKKGNTAAAAKERELAWERIAARVNACNTGTKRTWQQLKMKYKNIVQTANRKKAEARKVVEGAPPSMLTEAEQFSKSKDTGCPVAEPVTPQSASVCIKFADGLDETPTSAEAFPSLPSEADEDDDKDTLSAEIEPDRPSEVHTMTVESKAEHYQEEAPSTTPAHINTVRRSMPFCIFIALFKLHHAYISSHSYILQLPVKEIYKMHLIQTMTKTDKEITYLDRQIRKTDLEIELLEHQLEVGNMLQVVTLR
- the LOC101468135 gene encoding uncharacterized protein LOC101468135 isoform X2; this translates as METGQRKRSAYFTPLEIDILLSVYGEYEHIFSKKGNTAAAAKERELAWERIAARVNACNTGTKRTWQQLKMKYKNIVQTANRKKAEARKVVEGAPPSMLTEAEQFSKSKDTGCPVAEPVTPQSASVCIKFADGLDETPTSAEAFPSLPSEADEDDDKDTLSAEIEPDRPSEVHTMTVESKAEHYQEEAPSTTPAHINTVRRSMPFCIFIALFKLHHAYISSHSYILQLPVKEIYKMHLIQTMTKTDKEITYLDRQIRKTDLEIELLEHQLEEIKKNK